AAGCATAATTCTCTGGCTTGAAGGTATTAGTGAAAAAATGTCATTAAAAATAACAAAGGTACGCATATTGTGGCTAGGATGGAAAAGAGCACGAGCATATCTGAACAAATTATCgacattaaaatatcttttaaaaaagTCACTTATTCCTCAATTGGCCCCCAGACCTTGTTTGGAGCCTACCAGACAAGAAGATAAAATCAAGTGACTCTATGAGTGAGTTAAATTAGAAACTATAATAACAATTATCCATATGCATTTCCTATAAATTTCGGAACTAGTTGCTGAATGAAGCAAACATCAGCCATCTGCATATAGTTTATAGCTAGTTCttgttttataataatatagtcaaAGAGAACATCAAGTTTTTTTGTAAGATAATCTATTGTTCTTTTGCTTCTTAATCTTTTCTCCTCCCTTTTGTAGCAAAACTTCTATCCATTTATGGCTCAAGAGTCAAGAGATATGTAGCAATGACCTTGGAGAACAGAATGTAGTGAATCAATATGGTACCGAGCTCTTCAAGGATACATATCTGTGCATATTTATACTATAAGAATTTTCATTATCTGCTAAGCAAATTTGTGGAGAACTGATAATTCCTGTGACATACAAAATGGTAATGTTCTTTGGTATGTTCTCTGAAATTAGTGGGAAGTAATATTTCAAAAAAACTGAGTTCTATGATGATTGTCTTGCTTCTCATTTTCAATATTAGTTACAAAATTAGCAATCCACTTGGGTGAGCCTGTCATGTTATTAGGTGTAGTCACTCGAGCACATAAATAGCTTGGTGATGCCTAGTGGGGGGCCAAAGGGAACATGAGCCAGAAGAATACATGCAGGCGATGCAATCAAAGTTTTCTTATTATATAAAGACTTCTATTACATATTCAACGCTTCTATTTTATTCCATGATCCATGCAAATGGATTGGCAGATGAATGGCAGCCAGATATTTATCGAAAATGACCCTTTAgacatcttaaaaaaatattcaatcttGATTAAAGTATGCACTATGTACATGGTGGTAACTACTTTTCCACGTACATTGTTATCGTTTAATAGCAAGTGGCAGATCTTTTATTCAATACAGGTCatgttcttcatttttttttttcgtgaAAGAAGATGTTCAATAACTTTCCTTCTGATACAATGTAGCTAGGAAAAGATCATGCTGCTTTCATTTTTCGGTTCAAACATCTAACAATTGAATATTCTCTTTTTTACTTGGAATGGAAAGCGGAGGAAGTAAGAAACTTTCCCAATTTATTACAAAAGTATTAAAACTTACAATGATGTCTTACTAGAGAATATGAGAAAAGGAAACATAAAGTAACTACAGAAGGGAAGCCAATCTGACAGAAAGAGTCTTGTGCCTTTGGGATGATTTAGCCGAACATAAATTATGCATCATTGAGAAGGATTGAAGGATTTTATGAAGAGTAGAAGTTGAAGACTTCCACTTATGAAAGATCCTGGAATTCCTTTCATGCCAAATATAACACATCATAGCCATGAACAATTgaatattctcaaaaaaaaaaaaaaagagcctctCCATAGGAAGCTTTCATTAAGAATAAGATTATGCATATGCACAAGGCAGGGTGTACCTTAAGTTGTGGTTAATTAATAACTATTTGTTAGTGATAATGTGGATAAAGGCCCTGATCTTATCCCACTAGAAACTGCTAACAAGGTGACTCCCGTGACTATAATTACTCACTAGGTGGAAAATGTGTCATTATAGATAGAGTCACATTGTCACATCATGCATTCAAAGTGATTGAATGATATTGACCCTCCCAGCTataaatacatgaaaaaaaagGAACCTACGGAAGTCCATTTCGGGGACAAGTTGGAACTTTTTTAGAGAATGCATGACAAATTTTTTAATACTCTGAGCCAACACAACTGGGGGAGCATTCATTAAGCTGTGATGTAAaagagttgaaaaaaaaaaaaaatccatgcatTTCACAGGTCATAGTCTTCTATAGTAAGTAGAAAATAACATGACTAACTTGCCTTTGGCTTCTTATCTTCTTTCAAGGATGTGACATGCAAAAATCTGGAAAAGGCCGGTAAACTAACGACCAGTTTAGGTTTTGAGCTTGCATTATGAAAACAGTGTGGATTTGGCAAATAATTGCCAACATATAGCCAATCTATGGGCATGTATTTTGTTAGGAAGCTATTATTGATGCACTACTCTGTTCAATAGTACCAGCCTAGCAACTGATTCTTTTATCTAAGTTGGAATCTTCAAATAAGGGAAGGTTTTGAATGCATCCCATAGATCATGAGCCTCTTCGATGCGAAATTGTTTTCATGATTTTACTTGCATGCTCAGTATATCATGGTTCGCAAAGTCTATCATCTTGGTATATCATGTCTGTCTGAATTTATAATACAATATGGAAATACTAACTACAATGTAACTAATAACCCATGGTAGTCATAAGAAATGAAAGAAGATGATCAAGATGTCAGGTTTGAAGAAATCTATCAGTTTTTATGAATTTAGCATTTTATTAATATGATTCTGGTGTGATATGCGTATTTAAACAACAGAAATCAAAATTATCGGAACATAGGTGGTCTAATGTAGCAGTAAATTGCAATAGTAGTGGTACATTCTGATGCTTCTACTCATTAGGATTGTACCGATCAGAATGGCACATTTTCCTACCAAAATTACTCATCTTCATCCATAAATATAATGATTGTTTGAGAACAGGACATGCCATGCAATAACCAAAGCCTATTGTATGGTTTGTTAGATAAGCAGATGTTTATGTGATAACGTAAAATAGCATGGCATAATGTTTATTAGGCAGGCTAAATTGTTACGAACCATACTTTTTCGATATGGTTTGAGCACTAAGTTTAGTGTTTACCTTTCAAGTGGGGCTCTTATTTATTATCTGATAGTAAAGACAAAGAGATAAGGTGGTTGAACCCCACAACATGCTGTGACAGTGCCAGATATAATAATCGGTAATTTTATAATCCAAATTGAAGCCAGCTGTGATTATTCTACTAATTGATGATTCTTAATTCTAGATTTTGTAGTTAGGCTCTTGAGTTCATGTAACTTTAAATGATTTCATGTACATTATGATAAAGAGGTGCTCTGAACTTAGAAGGAGGTCCCTCAACGTAGGGTGGTTGGCTAACATTTCAATAACATTCAAAAGAGAAGGTTATTAAACTTCAGATATCACATCATAGGTCAATTGTTCCCTCATTTGTTTGTCATTTCCGCAACTACATTTAAGACATAATGAAATGAGATTCTTGATCTTTTGCCAAGCTTAATATTGCAGAGCTATGTATGCAATAAATATGAAGTAAAACAATAATGGACAAAACTTCCTATCTATATGGGATTAAAAAATCACACAGCTTAATTCATTTTCTTTACAATCATTATCAATATTATTTATAGGAGGGCCATGATAGACATGTTCCATCACACCATATTAATCAATTGAAGTGAAAGAAAAATAGGAAGCAAATATTAACTAATTTAAATGAAACAAAAGTACAATACAATGTTGCATTGTGCATTCGCCTTCATACCTCCTTATATGTCAAGTGAAACCCTCGCCCAAAGTTGATATGAAGAAAACTTCACTTTTCGCATAATGCGATCCACACAATGGTTAAAAAAATCTTATATATAATTGAACAAGGAAATGAAGAATTATTTTTTAGACATATGTTTCAGGTAATTTTTCTAAGGATCTTGTAAAATGAGCTTAAATTTTGGACCATGTAAAGCTTCTTTTGAGTCCTATAAATAGGGCATCAAACACATAGTCAAATTCAAGAAGAAATCAATTGAAGGCTGGTCCATGTTGTTCTCTTGCTCCATGTTCTAGATTTTCTTTGTTCCAAAATAACAAGTTTATCTCTTATACCAAATCAAAAAAAACTGCAAACAGACTTACTCATAACTCAGTTTTAGTATGGAGGAATTATAGAAAGAACCATTTTAAAATGCCTTACATCATCTGACTATTATAAGCAAAATATAAATCAGCATTAATATCTTTGAAACTCTTCAGAATCCATTTTTTTCAGTTTTCCCATCATCTTCCTCTCCATAGTCAGAATATGGAAATTTTATGCATGTTGTTTTCTTTTTTACTTGGTTATTACTCATCATTTTATATCCACTaaacaaaaaaattgtttaacaaATTTAAAAGCATGTAAAGCATAAACCATCTTAAGTGATTTGCATTACTTCTAAAATATTCtggaaataattttatttttgggtAAGATCATTAAAAAGAGTGTAAAACACCATGAGATACCTAGAGGAATTCCTCGGGCGTTACATAACGTGAAACCATTGGCTTTTTGACTAGTAGTTGAAGAAGGATCATGACAGTCAATTGCAGAACCTGACTTCATCAAATTAGGTACTTTTTGGATAATCTTCATACTATGATCCTCacaatcaatcaaaattatagCCACCAGTTGATAATGTGAGGAATATGATCTCCACTGGCACAGATGTCATGCCTTTAGTCAAAtttgcaaattttttttaagcAGGTTCTAATATTATTATTGAATTTGCCATGTAATGGTGACGACAAAAGTCTCGGCTCCAAACAAAAACATGAAGCTGTAAGAAAAATGGTAAGCTTAATCAGCTCAATCTGTGGGTTGAATCATTCAGGAGCTTTTTCCATAGGAAAAGAATGATTCACAAACTTCATAATGCATATCTTGCCCTGCTTGCCACCAAATAGATGGGACACAGCTTGTTGGTTGATTTTATGTTCTTGCTTGTTGGGTCAGTGGTTTTTTGAAAGAAAACGTTTAAACTCCAACACACTTGATGGCACCGCCATTAACTACTCATTAGCAGATAACTGCTTCAGACAAATGATACAGCTAATTAAGCTGACAGCATAAAATAATAGATATGTCTAGGACAACTTATACAGTCAATTAAGATGAAAACATAAAGCAGTAAATATGTAAAGGTAGACCTGAGCAGCATTAAGCTACCAAAACTGTTGTTATCAACCATCGTTTGGTGGTTCAGCATGACTTGAGAAAGGGGGCAAACACTTCCAACTTGCGGCGTGGTGCTAAATTACCTCATATCAACCAATGAAGCACATAACATTGcataattttcataatatttGCTTTGTTTGGTTGCCCATGGAACCGAATATAATGCAATCATATTCTCAATATCATTCCAAGTGAGATGCTACATCACAAGGGTATCCTACCATAAGCTGAATACAAGAAGGATATTATTTTTGTAACATGTTACAATGGACAAAGATAACTATTATTTTGATCAATTAATAAACTTTCaactttgagagagagagagagagatgcaaaCGAAAGAGAAGAAATATCTAAAGGCCAGATATAAACTGCTTTGAAAGATAGGTCCTGAAAACTCACGCGCATAAGATATTGCTCATGATAGCATCTCAAAATTGAGATTTTATTTGCATAGGTTTACAATATGCAGACCAGCTCTTCAACACTCCATTGCATCATCAGCTGGTTCGGCAACTTGGATCATTTAGCTCTAGATCTCAACTTGCAATTAAAATTACAAAGTTCAATAATAACGTCAGAAGTATATCACAAGAATGTTTCCAAATGACACTCCAGAACTCCAGTGGGTGGTCAGCTGTATATCATTATATTACCTCTTCCAGCTCCCAATGTTGAAAAATTTGGTGCCACATTGCCATCTTCCTGTCATTGATCCCACTCAGCTGCGCCTGCAAGCTCTGTTCAAACAATCAGAGTCTAGAGTTCAGCCAGCCAATTATGTCTTCCATCACCTCATCCCGTTCAGGTTCGATAAGGAGATCGTGCAAGAACCCTTTGTACAGCTTGATAGATTTGTCCATTGAGGAGGCCTCCTCGTACAGTCTTCGAGAACCTTCAGGGTCAGTTACAGTGTCAGTTGTGCCATGGAGGACAAGAAATGGGACGTCAACTCTGTTTAGATTCTGCTGTAAATAGGTTGATAATTGTAGGATCTCATAACCAGTCGTCATTCTGATGGAACCAGTGAACACTAGAGGGTCAGAATACTTCAACCTCAGTGCCTCAGGGTCACGGAAGACTGGTGGGCCATTGTTATATGCAGTAGTGAATTGGTATCTTGGAATGATGAGGGAAAAGACCGGGGCCAGCACCTGTCATCAAGAAACAATGCTAGAAACCTTGGCCGTCATCACACAAAAGAAACTAAATGTGTGTAAGCAACACCCCATTGTCTATGAAGCTATAACACAAGCATACACTATaattctcttttccttttttgttttttagGATATACACAAAAATTATATGTGACCAAAATTATGTACTACAGTTTCTATATATGTCAAGGTAATAACTTTCTGCTATTAATTTATGTGAAAAGACCCTGGATAGGAGCATGGTGGAAATACAAAAATTCGTACCACAACAGCTTAGCCATTTTGATTATCACATCCAAGAAATTGAATCATTCTAACAATTAACATTTAACACTGTGCATTAAACGTGCAAGAATTCGGCAGTTCTCCAGTTGTCTTATCATattgtattttttaaataaaCTGATCGGTCCAATGAATTTAGAGCAGACAGAAAAGTGATTTATTCAAAAATTCCTAAATGTGCTATTGCTTTTCCAAGAGAGGTCACTTGCTTAGATCATGATCAAAGGACATTGAAAGGAAAGTAAGCAGATCAATGAAGTGTGCTGAGTTTTGTCACTATCAATGGTAACATTCAGACATCCAATTACATAGCAAGTAGGGGCATTCCAATTCCATACTTAGTTTCAGATGTTAGGTAACCTGTATTTCTCCTATATTTGTCCATTTGCTATTTGTTGAGTTTGTTTCTTAAATTGCATAAGACGATCACTTTTAATCCTAACCTATCTGCGAATGAACGTAACCAGATCACAATTAGTTCACATAAATCATCAATAATACTGATGATCGCAAGTCCAACAGTGCAATTCCAACACGACAAAATTGAAAAGCTAGTTCATCATGCCATCCCATGGTGATAAGCAATTAAATAGTTCTTCTTCCTCGGCTAGGAATTCAACAAAATCAATGCACGATTCTGATCCATTTGATTTCATGTCTCAGATACAGAATTTGTACTAAATTATAAGCCTTAGTTGTTTTCTTGTTATTTTATCATATCTATAGTTTTTTCTTTCCCAATATCATTGCCACAAATTACAGTCTAGGGGTAACCATGTGTCACCAACTTGCATACTCTTGCTTTGCTTCAAAAATGACAAAATTCCCATCACTTCAAGATTTTTGCACAAATTCATCCTAAATATTATTGATTTGTGTTTCACAAATCATCCTCTACACCGTAAAGCCTATTATGGGGCAACCTACTCTTCTATATTATGTAAAGCCATCAAATGTCCTTTGAAACTTAACAGCAAATCAGCATGTACCATGCACATAAATGAACAGATAATAATAGTATGtataaaaaaagtataaaaaaatagtgAGTACAATCTTCCCCTCAAAATGTTTAAATAGATAGTCTCACAATAAtacatatttaaattaattttaacttgATTATTATTTTAGGGAAAAAATTAGAGGGTAAACATAGAAGATCTCCTAGAATCTTAGATAGTCCTGGACCTCTTTGAATAAGCCCTTTTATTGGGATTTTCCTCAATtcagttttaaatttaattgaataagaaaAAAACTTATAGGTGAGGATTCTTCAAATTACACAGGGAGAAATTCTTGATGCAAATTTGCTAAAAAGAAGACTTTCTATGTTATCACAAGAAAAAGGCACCTGAGGTCaatatatttagatatttttacTGTTAAGTGGACAGCATTCTAGAAGGAAAGGCAACACAAAATCAAAAGGGTATATTGCTTAAATTCAAAAGGAGTTTTCAAACTTAGGCCGAAACCGAAAAACCATTTCAAAAAATGCGATTAATCAAACCGTCGATTTCGATTTCGGTTTCGGTTTGGattgtttgaaaaaattttgattttgattcggGTTTgattttctctttaaaaaaataatgattaacCAAACcgactattatatatatataacatatgaaaaatataattcatatataacatGTAGTTGAGCTTGCTATTTTTGTTAAGGGTAATTGACAGGCCCAGGGTTCAAATTATAGCTTCACACCTTTATTTCTTTATGTCTTTTTTggtttaaaaatctaaaaaattcttaACCGCACTTCTTCATTCTTTTTCATTCTTAACCCTAACTTttcattctttcttttttgttcttCCCCCAACGCCAccgctcttcttctttttctccgtcCCTCACTACCGAACTTCTCCATCCTTTACAGCTAAGCTTTTGTTCTTTTCTCTACAGCCgccgctcttcttcttcttctccattatcactttaattattttttaatttttattttttgatgtcttttcttgattatgttatttttcaaaataatatctGTCAAGAAGATTGTTTTCCATTTTGATTATGTTTCTCACTGTTTTCTCTCTAAAATGTCCTTGACTTAACTCATAAATATTAAACACCCAAACTATTGCAATGTGCATCCTTTCCTCTATTGTTTGATTAATaccttctttttgaaaaaaaggcCATGACAAGAAATTTACTTTCTACATAATAAACAACCCTCACCTGTAGCCTTCCTTTTCATCTCCAATCAAATTTAAAGCTGTATAAAGCAACTCCTGATAAAAAGGTGGTCTGGTAAATTCCAAGTTTATGCAAGTAACTAGGAGATCTTCTATGTTTACCATAAAACAATCCTCAATCAATCTTAAATCAGTTTATCCATTCAACACTTTCAGACTTCCAGTTtaaaacatttttaaaaaaaattgcacaTAGTAATTTAGTTTCTTGTAATTTCTATGTCATTTACATTAGCTTATTATCTATTTCTAACTTGTATTGAATGAACCTACAGGGTTGAAAAGAGATAACACTAAACAAATAAAATAGGAAACCAAAAAACTAAATCTATAAGAATGACCTCTAATGATTTTAAATAGtctcaaaataataaatatttaaattgattttatattgattgttaatttagtaaaaaaaaaaatctgataaatATGAAAGACCTTCTAGAATCTTAAATAGATTAGGAATCACCAAATCACCTCCTTGATTGGAATTCTCCCATCGCAATTTGATGTTTGATGGGAGAAGAAATGGAAAGTTATAGAAAAGGATTCTTCGGTAAACAGAAAGTAAAATTCTTGTTGCAATTTTACTTAAAAAATAAGGCCAGAAGGAAAGGCTCCCATACTCAATAACATTTTGAAATATCTTAGTATTAACTTGAGGGCATTTTGGGGCAGAAAGTGAAGCAAAATCAAAAGGAAAATTCCTTAAATCCAGAAATCCCTTTTTATAATATATCTTAAGTGTTGATAAAATTCATCAACTTGATTAAGCATAGtgtgatataaaaaaattgagaaagccAAACAAGACTGTATTTGCAAAAATCAACAATGagtattctaaaactaaattttctATTTGTTTGACAGGAAATATCATTATATCACAGCAATGCTGTGAAAATTCAGATGATGCTGGGCGAAACATTGTTAAAGAAGATGGTTGCATCCAAAAATATGATCATACATGGGTAGGATGCCCATATAGCATAGGTAATAGGGTTCGCTAACACTAGATATTAGCTTTCTGACATTAAAGAAATCATCTCTTATAAAGCAACAGAGTAATAGCCATCAGGGTTCCTGATGGCACTTATGCAAAGTGCAAAATAATATATTCTCTGAACActgaaattttcttttcaaatagTGTAGAACTGCAAAGAAAAAGCCATGTCCATACCAAGACAAGTGGGTGAGAAGGCTGAACACGTATAGCTGGCGATGTCAATACCACACCTTCAATACAAGCTTCTACCTTTGGGTCAAGTACTGCCTTCAAATTTTCATGAAACAGGAAAAAAAACACTTCCAAGTAAATGCAAAGTCTACAATATAACATTGcagaaaaaataattataataatgcaACCGCATCTCAATCTCCAATCTCTCCAAACACTAGCAACAATTTACCTTTAGTACAATAGCTGCACCTGTTGAATGTCCAAAGAAAAAGCATGGGAAGCCTGAATTCTCTGCCAACACCTTCTCCAAAAATGCTTTCTGTATGCATAAAACCTGTCAGTAAGATACCATGTGCAGCCCAAGGGCACATGTGATTCAGGGTCTCACTAAGGTTGAGTGTTGATACCAAGTCGCTGACAGCATAATCAAGGGATTGGACATATCCATGTAAGCCATCACTTCCACCATGCCCTAAGGAAAAATATAACATTCACAAAAGTTAATCCAGACAACTTTTCAAAAGCCAGGTACTAATACTTCAAGGTTGAAAATGTACCAAAACCACCACAATTAGTTCTTGTTATTCCCCCCactcttttccttttttccttttttttttattagggGCAAGGAACCAGCACACATCAAGGGTCTAGCAAGTTTTTACCGTATCTTCCATACAACTTGCAAAATCATCTCTTATCTGACCAAGCAAACAAAGCATCTGCCATGTTGTGCTTGCTGTTAAAGTTATTTACCAAGAGCCTCTAACCTGTCCATTCTCCATAGCTGCCCTACTCTTGGACAGTTACATAAAGTTTGATACATGTCCAAAAATACGGACTCAAGGGAGAGGGCAATTATCTTTACTCATTTCATTTAATAGTGGTTGTCATTCTTAGACCAGCCTACTTGGCTAAGGAGACAAATCATGAATATGAGGGGCACTAACAGGTATGAAATGTACCTGAAATGCCAAATATACTGATTTACACGCACACACATATTCTGCTCTTCTAGCCCAAAGACATGATAAGCGAACAAGAGCCCAATTATTAAAAAGTTACCAGTGTTAAAAACTTAATTGAATAGATAAACTAGCTGACCAGACTTGCCTCAATCAAGATTATTGCCAATCTTAAGCCAAGTCACAGGGTTATATGTTTCAGTCGTAGCCTGGAAAACCAAATTGAGTACTCCTGAAAGTTAATCAATATATACCTCTAACAAGAGTACCAAGTCATCTCAGATCCTGGAACACATCAGATCCAAGTTGGGTGTCGAGTCTAAAAAGGCTATAAATTTTGACAAGAAATGGTTGCGCAGAAACATCAAATTTAAAAATGAGACCAGAAGAATTTATCAATTAACTAAAGGCATGAAGAAGGTAATAAGAACATGAATTAAATGAAATATTGCACACTGAAATTGTTTTCACCATGAAAAATGGTTTCCTTGAATCTACAAAAGACTCCAACACCATTTCATATTACTCGAAAGTTGGAACACTGTTCACAGAAGGTCTACCACGGTTATAAAAGATTTTACTTAGTCATAGCATGCCGGTATTATAGTCCACATAATTATGCAAGTGGTCATTAGCCCTTGCAAGGAAATATAGAGGATGATCATAATCAGATATCAATCATTACGGATCAATGATTTGGATTGACTAGCAATTTTTATTAATCCAAAGAACTTTAACTCTTTTCTAAGTTTCCAATATATTTCAGAGATATGGCCTTCAAGGACATAAAGCAACCAGGATGAgtagaaaagaagaatttcttttaatgaaatcaCCTGATCCAAGTTTACAAATCTTGGCTCCTAGATGGAACACAAAGTTCGCTCTTTCAACTTCCAGAACATCGGTATTTCAGAAATGATATATCACATGGTGACCTGACAATATATCCTATGCACA
This genomic window from Elaeis guineensis isolate ETL-2024a chromosome 13, EG11, whole genome shotgun sequence contains:
- the LOC105056382 gene encoding uncharacterized protein isoform X2 encodes the protein MDPAVKPSSMAEAVMLTSGASGRVNALLSLRFLRRLLLLLNAVLLFVLFPFRWRPGLPPCPGPAARDDRREGSRKSGAGAVVVRVPAAMVPRRQREQEAAARRAAAVRRVLAAREEGRRGRDFSLFVTARGETLFTQSWAPDTVKTRGVLILMHGLNEHSGRYDHFAKKLNDNGFKVYAMDWIDSEIFFGDQILAFWELCIEGMVEVMAYMDMSNPLIMLSATWYQHSTLKAFLEKVLAENSGFPCFFFGHSTGAAIVLKAVLDPKVEACIEGVVLTSPAIRVQPSHPLVLVLAPVFSLIIPRYQFTTAYNNGPPVFRDPEALRLKYSDPLVFTGSIRMTTGYEILQLSTYLQQNLNRVDVPFLVLHGTTDTVTDPEGSRRLYEEASSMDKSIKLYKGFLHDLLIEPERDEVMEDIIGWLNSRL
- the LOC105056382 gene encoding uncharacterized protein isoform X1 — translated: MDPAVKPSSMAEAVMLTSGASGRVNALLSLRFLRRLLLLLNAVLLFVLFPFRWRPGLPPCPGPAARDDRREGSRKSGAGAVVVRVPAAMVPRRQREQEAAARRAAAVRRVLAAREEGRRGRDFSLFVTARGETLFTQSWAPDTVKTRGVLILMHGLNEHSGRYDHFAKKLNDNGFKVYAMDWIDSEIIFGDQTLAFWELCIEARLGMVEVMAYMDMSNPLIMLSATWYQHSTLKAFLEKVLAENSGFPCFFFGHSTGAAIVLKAVLDPKVEACIEGVVLTSPAIRVQPSHPLVLVLAPVFSLIIPRYQFTTAYNNGPPVFRDPEALRLKYSDPLVFTGSIRMTTGYEILQLSTYLQQNLNRVDVPFLVLHGTTDTVTDPEGSRRLYEEASSMDKSIKLYKGFLHDLLIEPERDEVMEDIIGWLNSRL
- the LOC105056382 gene encoding uncharacterized protein isoform X4 codes for the protein MDPAVKPSSMAEAVMLTSGASGRVNALLSLRFLRRLLLLLNAVLLFVLFPFRWRPGLPPCPGPAARDDRREGSRKSGAGAVVVRVPAAMVPRRQREQEAAARRAAAVRRVLAAREEGRRGRDFSLFVTARGETLFTQSWAPDTVKTRGVLILMHGLNEHSGRYDHFAKKLNDNGFKVYAMDWIGHGGSDGLHGYVQSLDYAVSDLKAFLEKVLAENSGFPCFFFGHSTGAAIVLKAVLDPKVEACIEGVVLTSPAIRVQPSHPLVLVLAPVFSLIIPRYQFTTAYNNGPPVFRDPEALRLKYSDPLVFTGSIRMTTGYEILQLSTYLQQNLNRVDVPFLVLHGTTDTVTDPEGSRRLYEEASSMDKSIKLYKGFLHDLLIEPERDEVMEDIIGWLNSRL
- the LOC105056382 gene encoding uncharacterized protein isoform X3, which translates into the protein MDPAVKPSSMAEAVMLTSGASGRVNALLSLRFLRRLLLLLNAVLLFVLFPFRWRPGLPPCPGPAARDDRREGSRKSGAGAVVVRVPAAMVPRRQREQEAAARRAAAVRRVLAAREEGRRGRDFSLFVTARGETLFTQSWAPDTVKTRGVLILMHGLNEHSGRYDHFAKKLNDNGFKVYAMDWIGHGGSDGLHGYVQSLDYAVSDLVSTLNLKSIFGEGVGREFRLPMLFLWTFNRCSYCTKVLDPKVEACIEGVVLTSPAIRVQPSHPLVLVLAPVFSLIIPRYQFTTAYNNGPPVFRDPEALRLKYSDPLVFTGSIRMTTGYEILQLSTYLQQNLNRVDVPFLVLHGTTDTVTDPEGSRRLYEEASSMDKSIKLYKGFLHDLLIEPERDEVMEDIIGWLNSRL